TGTTTTCATTCAAGGTCACAAACTTCTTTCTGCTCTTTGTTCTCCTAGAGAGCGTTTTAAAGATTCTCACCTCAAGCGGCCTCATGAACTACATGAAGCCCCAGCACATTTTCGTCACTGTCCATGATGCCGTCATGTACATTCAGCAGCAGAAGGTAGCACGTTAAATCACACATGTCAACCTGTTTCCAACGCTTGCCCTTTGTCGCAGGGAAAGAATCTAGAAGACACCACCACCGTTTGGGTGTGAAAACGATGCACGGATCCGACTTTCCGGCCCGTTTCAAAGAAGCAGTAGCCTGTTGTAGCAAATTGGAGGCACCTATTTATGCTGAAGACAATATTTGTTTGCAATCCAAAGACAAATAGACCAAAAGGTGCACGGAACTGGTTCAATAgtcaatatatttatatattttataagaGCATATGGACATGCAATACGGTTTGGTATTTGTCTGCAATTGTCTTCCAGTTGCTCACATAAGACTTTTCAAGGAAACGAGACTACGTTTTATTAAAAGAAGTGATTGCTTTCTTCATCCTTACAGTCTTGCTTTGTGTGTGCTAACATTTTTATTACAGGTTAGGAATGTAAAGCATGCTAGGCTCTTGCGTGATAAAGTCAGACGAGATGAATATGTGATGAAAAACAGACAGGACGACTTTAGCACAATATCCGGATGATTTTGACACGCAAAGCTTCAACAAAAATAACCTGTGCGGCTCACGATTTACCTTGAAGGACAATTTTAGGCTAGTAAAACATTACACCGCCACtctgctgccctctagcggttAAACGAGGAGCGGCCTCACGCGAAATGTAACCTTGACCTAATCTAACAGCATCAAACTGGGACAAAAATCTAATTATTTCCTCGCTTGATGTTCGATagcaacgttttttttcttttagtgcATATTTCAAAGAGGCCTCAAGACAAATTTACACCCTTGTGGATTTTGCCTTTTAAGCGCACGGACTATGTTTGACTAATTGGCAGGAAGTAGACCGCTCTTATTAGAGAATGGCACACAACCAGACGGATTTTACAAACCGACCTAACATGCAAACGATGAGCTCCATAGTTGACACATCAATCATGCTCATTTATTTGCCCTGTGTCAAGGTCTGTTTTCATACAAAGCTTTAGGTAAACACCGATCAAATAAATTCAGATTACAATTGGAACTCTTTAAAAACACCGTAGCAAAACGGACCGGTCCACCGAGTCCATTATTTTATCTGCGTCCCTTCTATCACATGACGTTTACTTTAAGTGCTCTCAGAGTTCCTTGACGCAAGACGGCTACCCTAGAAGTCAACTGAATGGAATGTAGTAAAACGTCAACAGGCAGAAAAACAACTTGGAAACGAACTGACGCTCAAAGTGCCACAGTGGAACCAGAAGTGAAAATGATGCCATCATGCTCTTGGCAGTTGAAGACAGGTTTCAAATACTTGGAGCTCGAGTATCAGTAAAGTCATATTCCATCATGAGGAAATCATCTCGGCTAACTCAGTTGCTCGTCAAACCTCATTGTATCAAGTGCACAACCGGTTGAACTTGTAAAAATGTATACTGATGCAGTGGAGggaaattgttttcatttttaatactCAAttttagtgtaaaaaaaaaaaaaagtcatgaggTAGTCAATATTTCACGGCGTTATTCATTACTGAATACCTTCGATCATAATGTAAGGATGAAACATGTTACACATAATTATAAAAAATTCAATCACTTCCCTTTTATCTCTGGATTCTCCAACTGATCGATACAATACAGATACACAGAAATTCAAATTTCTCTGTAAATTATCTGATTGCAGCAAAATCCGTCATATAACACATATCTGATAAATAAACACTCAAAAAGCTGACATAAAACCACAAAGTgtggggttgttttttttggtcgcCACAAAAATGTGACCAGTAAGACACATTGTTTGTTCCAAACAATATTGCAGGCAGGGACAAAGCGATAAAACAATGTCAGTTTGACAAACTTGCACATATTATGCATTAAAGCTAACATAACATTTCATGTTTGTGCATCTGTGGGTTATATTTGTAAATGAAAGGCAGCTTTATTGCGATTGTCCTTGAGGTTATCAAAGAGGTTGCTGCACTCGGCAGTCGGTCTTGAGTACGACTTCGAAAGACAGCTTGGATGGTTACAATGTTACCATTCATGCAAACTAATACCGGAAAAGAACCGatttgtttttgccttttgGGACCCCCACTCGTCTCAAGCGCATGTGCGCCTAACATCAACCACAAGGTGGCACTATAGCCAGTGGTTCCGCATGACCAGACTATCCGGCGGTCAGCAAACAAAGCACAAACATGATTTCACAGTTTCAAAGGATAATTAGGACATGACCTTAACCTGAGATTTTTTCCACTTCAAAATTCAAACGCCATTTGGCggggatgaaaataaaatactaaATTGACTTCCCATTGCTATTGGCATGTTTCATTATTGCCTGGTCATGCATTTGAACCTGTTTGAGAAGTAAAAGTTTTCATCATGTATGTAAGTTTCATCATCGCTCTTGGAGTAGCGAAATTTTTCATAGGCCTTTTCCGATTTGGTTCCGCTCCACGGCAATTTGATCTTTGACGCGTGGTTTACGATCACGTCGCTGCATGAGCCGACATAGAGAGAGCCCAGTCCGTCAATGAAGAATTCTGAGGAGATATAAAACATTTGCCTTGTGATTAATGTTCTTTCTTCCCCTGATTTTTCAATCATAAAGCAATTTGGTCATTACAGCCTCAGcaagagcacaaaaaaaaataccatcataatgaataatgaaaataaGCCATGAGGACCAGCACAAAGCGTAGAGCAGACGAGAGAAGCAGAAACAGAAAGAACTAAATACAAAGTGAAAAGGAGGAACAGGACAGGACACGAGTGGCTGAGCGAGCTGATTGGACGACACAAGGGGCGGGGCTAATGAGACACCATAGACAAGAAAAGGGAAGGGACAGTTTCTGGCCTTTCCGTTCATTTGAATGTTTGGAATGATGGATGTGGTTCCATTTTGGCGTGCTACTCACCTAGATGGCCTCGCCGAGCCAGCCGGGGGTTGAAGCCCACCTGCTGCACTTTGTCAGTTCTCCCCATGAAGAAGTTGATGACAGCGTCGGTGACCACGCAGTTAGGAAAGCCCTCGACGGCATGATGGTAGCCGCGCCGAATGTGGATGCAGTCGCCGTCGTCTCCGCCCGCTTCCACTGAAATGGTGTGACGGAATGTGGACGTCCAGCCGGTTGCTTCTCGAACCGCTCCGCCGACCTGCAGCATGGAAAACAATCAAGGAGACCAAAGATATGTTTTCTGACATCCATCAAGGCCACGCAGAGGTCACGAGCGGAGACAATAGCATCGTTTCATTCGTTAACATGTCGCTcatgtgctgcaggaagtcacAACAAAGGCAGCCAGTTAGCTCCACAACATTCTTTCGCTTTAGGAAATATAAAAAATTTTGTTCGGCACCAGGACTACAAACAAGGGAAGTCTCGGTCTGCTGGGTGAAGCAAGCGTGTTGGGGTCTTCAAAACTGCGACAGGCAATGTAAATCACTAATAAAGAATTGCACAGCACACTTCCAAAACAGATGTTGGACAAAATCTTGTCATTCTCTCTTACCAGATCCAAACTGGTCCTCTCGAGAACGTCCACCATCTTCTCCAAGTTGGTGTCGGctttgaagatgaaatcatcATCCACCCAGAGCACGTATTTGGTGGTCACTTGAGACACGGCCAGATTTCGTCCAGCAAACCAACCCTGAAGATCAAACTGGGAATGTTGATTGATCCCGACACGCGCCGACGCTTGCTTGAAATTGAGATTGACCTTCCCGAAGGGCATAATGAATTGCTGGACGTGAGCTCCGGTCACTTGCTGCGGGTGCTCGCTATCGTCTGCCACCACGATGGCCACGGATGGATAAAATTGCCGTATGCTGTCGATGAGATCTTTCAATTTGTCGTAACGTAGAAAAGTCTTTGTCACAATGGTAACCAGCTCGCTGATGTTGCTCTCTTAGAAggaaacgcaaaaaaaaaaaaaaaaaaatcatcacaattcgaaattgtaaaaaaattaaagacTATAAAgtataaacacaaaataaatccgctgtcaaaaaataaataaataaatacatagctATATATCGATAAGAATAAAtactataaaatataaatacaaagaaAATCCGCTGTCATAAATGCTCACTAACCTTTTGGATGATAGCCAGACTTGTAAAGTCTCGGGGTGGCAGGGTGGCCAATTTTGATGGTGAAAAACGAGTTGTGACTTTCAGTTGCAAACTGAACTGTGGAGAAAAACACAAGTGCAATGAATGCTGCGATTCCATTTGAGACAATTGTCACTCTTGAAAGGACAAAAGGGTCCGACATAGGCGCCGGACTGTTTGCAAAGGGTGTACGGTTTGAGTGGCGCCTGCGGATGCAGTTCTGTTCTTATCTGACATCAGCAGCCCAGGGCGGGCGTGTACAAGCGAGTGCAGTGAGAACGATCTAAGAATGATCTCAACCTTCCTTGAGCCAGagcacatatttaaaaaaaaaaaaaaaagaaataatcacCACCCTAAAAAAAGAGCTCGTATCAACTTCTCGATGTAGTCTGGCAGAAATGCTTTGGAAAGTGAAACTCGACAAACATGCCAGTCAACCaacccactaaaaaaaaaaataataatttaaatacATAGCTTTTCCATCATTAATGTGGATTTTAACCCGTACTGTAACCTTATTACAATgagcaatgcaaaaaaaaaaggcaacactgaggttgcataagtgtgcacaccctcaatatttttagaattcaCCATTTAAAGTGCTTCAGATGAACTCCAGCTGTTCTTCAACTGACTTTTTGCTTACTAGCAAAAGCCTGACGTTTGCAGAACTGCTTCAAAATGCGAGCATCTGTCAACTTGAAGAGGGGGACAAAGTCCTTTTATTGCCTTCCTGATACATTTCTACGAGAGCGGCGGTATGATTATTAACTAGGAATCTCTGAGTCACAGTTTTGTTGTCTAGTATCTTCCATGGGGCAGCACAAATACAAACGATGTAAATGAGAGTCAAATCAGCACTGGTACGCTTTGTTTGTTGCACCTGTGTCTGCTGTCTTGGGATGGAAGATGGTGTTGGTGTAGGTGACAAACTGCAATTGCCTGTTCAGGGCTGACAGAAAAGCACTGGAGAGCATCAAGCGCGCCGTTCCTCCTCCTGCCGCCGAGACCCTCTCCACTGTAGCCGCCACATCAAAAGTCCCCAGTGTGGCGGTTAAATATATCTGCGGTGCCAtttcataataaaaaaacagactGAACATTTTCAAAGCTAACCAATTGCTATTTTTTTCGTGATGCAGACCTGCTCAACTTACCGTGTGGTTTGACGCTGCTTCTTCAAAAAGACCCAAACCTAAAggaaaaaacaataaatgaagATATACTGCTCATCATCTGCAAGCGGCTAAAGCTAACGTAGCTTTGCACGCCGCCGTTACCTGGTATGATGATGGTGTTGAGAGGTCGGACTGCTACGCCCTGGGAGGGAAACTGAAGAGGACTGTTGGCTTTATTTACGATCAGCACGTCTGCGGGACTGGACGACCTTCATACACACACCACTGTGGCTTAGTCAccaaaaaaattataattggCAGCTCAAATTTTGGATGCCTTTTAATTGAGCAAAGGGTTGCTCCACCATTTCCTGTTTCCTGTAACATTGCTGAGCCTTTGATGCAAGCACTACGAGGTGCAACTTTGACCGCAAAATGGAGATTGGCTTCAATCGAAACCTACTTCCACTTTGCATAGTGCAAAAATTCAGGTGTCTGCTGAGAATTGATCATTTATTCTAtcatattttctggactataagttgctccggggtataagtcgcaccaggcaAAAAAatcgtaataataaaaaaaaaaagacatatataagtcgaaccggagtataagtctcaTTTTCGAGGTAAatatatttgataaaatccaacaccaagaacagacatgaataggcaacaacagacTGAACGCTACGCTATGCTAGCGTTACATAAACAAGAAACTGAGAATGTggctgacgtaacatattaagagttattcaaataactacagCATAAATAACttgctaacaagtttatcgaaccatccgtgtcacaccaaatcattgaatccaacgataagtcgctcctgagtataaatcgcacccctGACCAAACTCTGaaaagaaaatgggatttataatccagaaaatacggtaattatatcACGAATTTACGGTAAGGCGAAAATCTTGTCGTTGACTCGGCATGTGAGTAATTCACCTGGTTTGAACGCGGCTATATTCTCGAGCTCGCTGATGCTTCACGCCTTCGGGGTCGGGATGGGATTGTAAAAACTTCACGTCCAGCTGGTGGGCCCTTACGCGTGGGAAGAGCAGGTTGGAGAAAGGTAGCCGAAAAGTCTCCTCATCAGCCACGCAGACGCACGCATTCCTTGCCAAGCGACTGAATCGGGGAAAAAGCAAAAAGTGTGACGAGCAGCGTCGGCccatgcaaaacaaaaacaaacttacCACGCGACCTCCTCTTTGATACGATAGGAAATATCATGGTAGTCATCGAAGAGGTCTCGAATGTGCTCCCTGATGACCGTCTCCGCTTCATTGGTCCTGCCCGGCCGCAGGTCAACTCCCGAACCGCTCGGGTTCGGCGCGTTGAACAGcaccagaagcagcagcaggaaagAGCCGATCGCGAACACGCCCAGCCACTTCCGAGACAAGACGCGCATCTGCGAACGAGATTATAATAATGACGTTGACAGTGACTCTCTATGACTATATTTTGCAACTTTGAGAGTGAATTTGAGAAGTGATTGTAATTTCCCTTAAATCAAATTCAGGTTTTGTGGCGTGCCATATGAGAGGAAGCCAGTCATGCAGCAAAACATGATACCATCTGACAACAACACAAAGAAATGAATGGAGTCAACGTTTGTTAAAGCAAACATGCATCTACTGGAGATGTTGTCTCATGTCCatccaaataaaaaatggagtctatacaaaaactcacacacttacaaaaatgacaaattgatcTGATTTTACAAGACGTTTGGTACTGGACTCAGCAATTGGCCAATCGGGTTTCCCATTCAAGCACTACGAAATTGCCGGCAACCATTTGAAAAACATTGTGGACGGCCATGCCAAGATTTAAATCAGAAGCCGACTTATTCCACTCATTTGTATTCTGCTTTGTATCATTAGTTTGTAATTGTAACTCATAATTATATTTTGCAAAGACAGTGAGCCCTACATTCTTGCATGAAAATATCCTCTTGACTAAAGATGACTTTTCTGACACAGAACAGAATTTTGGACATGATCCTGAtgacgcgcgcgtgtgtgtgtgtgtgtgtgtgtgtgtgtgtgtgtgtgtgtgtgtgtgtgtgtgtgtgcaatgtCAAGAATTGCACAAATGTCCTAACTTGTACTTTTGAGATCCTCTTGCGTTATTTCATCTTCCTCACATTCCTTGCATTTATTGGAATGGATCTTTTTGTAAATACTAATTCACGTCACTCGCTCGCAGTTAGCCATGGCAACCGATAATGGTTTCCCATATGAGGAAAACATGCTCAAATTTGAAATCTCTGCCACAAACAACCACCGAGGAAAACTTACGCAAACaaaaaggcaggcaggcaggcttaCCGTGCGCGGGCAGCAGCTGGATGACTCGGTCCGGTCTCGTGATCGGTCCGGTCTTGTGTGATCCGAGTGCGTGCGCATTGGGAAGTTGCATGCCTTGGTCGTGGGTGGGGCTCGATCGTCACCGCCGAATGACATCAACATATTAAAGTCCGTGCTGGCCGGTTGTCTATTTGACAAGGGGGCGCGCAGCCCTGAGCTCGGGTCTGTTCCAAGTATGTTCCGATGTGTGTTTCTTTTGAATGACTGCGACTCTCTGGTGCACGCGTGCATGTGGTGCAAACATTGATAATAATTCAGCACGTAAAGAAAACTACAAAAATTGAAATTGGAGAAATTTTAAGAGTGATTAAAAACTTTAGGCCCTTTTGAATAATTGTTTTCCTTTCAAAATTGGAAGCCCTAACCCTTGCcggtttttccatttttattttaagatcAGATGTATTGCTTAGAATTATTAAGAAGTCAAATAAACCATGAATTAATAAGATGATGATTATGTGCGTGCACCCCTCAGTGAGTTGTTGTGTCACTGATTTCTGACCACGTCCCTGAATCTACCCCAAATGAAAAGATAATATTTCAACTCAAGAATGAACCAGTAGCTCGTTTCCGGTTGAGGTTTCCGTTTCAACGTGTAAGCTGTGTGATTGACAAGTTCTCTGTCTTGTTGTGACATGTTGCAGCGGAATGCAGACCGATGTTGACTTCCAACTGTTGATGGAGATAGAGACCTTGCCATGCAagaaaacaaagtaaaaaaaagaaagagaagaaaaacaagcacCTTGGCCTTCACTTTCTCGGAAACCCAAATAACCTTGGTCTCAGCAGATGTGAGCATGTTTGCTCCCAGCACAGGAAGAGGAAAACGACCGCATCTGCATCTGCTGCTTGGTGACAGGCGGAGTTAATTCTTTTGTGGAATTTCCCTCCTGCCATGCTCCtttggagagagaaaaaaaaggcatgcTACGTTGTGTTCTAGTTCAGTATTGACATGACGTGCAAGTGTCTCTATATCGTGAAACAATAGACTGAATCTCCCcacttaataaaataaatagttgTACATTTTGAAGTTGGATGTAAATGTCCGTAGAAATAATCATTTGGCGCACATTTGATTTAGTTAGTGAGGGGAGGGCGACATCTCGTGGTCATAAATGTTACAACATCAATTCAACGCTCTCTCCCTCTTCAGCTCTGCGCTAGAActgttgtttatatatatatatatatatatatatatatatatatatatatatatatatatatatatatatatatatatatatatatatattttttttttttttacagttcagGACACTCATTTACAAATTTACTCGCATTTATGATTATattttaaacattaaaaaaaattgctgtaTGTTCATGCGCTCAACTTAGATTTCCAAAATGGCTTTCTGAACAGCTTTAGGGTAGGCGTTGCGTTTGCCaagttcaaaataaaaacaaatctgcgggtttttgaaataaaatcatccaAACAATCCACTTGTGATAATAGACTATCTTGAGGTAGTTTCATGAAGAGCTGATATTGGATGTGTCATGACATAGGTCATATTAACGCTCTGTTTGGAGTGTCAACAAATTAGCGGTTGAAGACTCTTTCAACTCATTCTTGTCCATCTGTGCGAAATGGGAAGCCATTTATTAGTTCATTGGCAAAGCTGAACATGTGCTACAATATCTCAAATTTGCCCTCATGGCAGTGGTAGCAACACGTGAGCATCAGATGCATTCAAATGGTGCACCTGACCCGTGGATGTTGAAATTGAGAGGATTTGAATTGAAAGTAGATGATTGCAGTGGACACGCTGCCTCGTCAACAAAAGGATAATTGCTCAATTTACTGTTCACGATGCaattaaatacatttgcaaTTCCTATGAGGCAGATCAATTACAGATCCCATCAGCCATTGAATGGCCTGTTTATTTATCCTGACAAACCCGACGAACGACACAAATTGGCTTTTGTTGTCAAACTGTGAGCTCATGAATATAAAAACAGAAGCCGTACTTCAAGTGAAACACAAACGCATTGTTGCTAGCAACTAGTACCCATGTGGCTAGCTGAAGAAGCTAATGTAGCGGTTTACTATTCACTCAAAGCTTCATCGAACAAAAAGATGAACTTTTGTTTGCCGTCATTGTAGACAACTatttgtaaaaaacaaaaaacgtcttTTGTTTGTGTATGAGTTCATGAATTTACATACAGAAGCCGTACGCTATCCTTATGAACTTCAAGTGAAACACAAACGAATTGTTCCTAGCAACTAGCACGCCTATGGCTAGCTGAAGAAGCTAACGTAGAGGTTTACATATTCAAATGCTTCACCGAACAGAAAGATAAACTTTTGTTTGCCCACTGCTTGCCAGTCATTGTAGACAACTATATtactatttgtaaaaaaaattatatatgtattttgtttgcgtgttttataagcataagCAGCTCTAAATGTGAAAAGGTGATCTCAACAACAACAGTTTTATAAGTGTGCACCCCCTCACAAGTGAGTATGGGCTATTTTCAGGACGAAGCACTTCCACTGAAATTTATGTTCGGTGGGATTCAGCACAAAGCATTTTGAGTGGCCCTCAACTCTTTTGTTCTGTTTTGGCTTTCTAGCAGAACAACATGTTTTATATAAGCCCCAAATTTCCTCCATAGATAAAAATCATCAGTGAATCTTTCTCATTGAGCTACGAGAGCAATGGTAAGTTGCTTATTGAGTATTCATCATCACAGTAAAATAATGTGTTTATAAAAAACTACGTTTATTTTGAACTTTGAACGCAGTAATATAAACAAATGTACGTTGTCTTTTCATTGGTTTGGAAGGTTTGGAATGTCCATCCATTCAGTCGTGTCCATTAGGCGACTCCTTCATtgtgtggatgtttttttttgtcttctattACAGCCCCTGAAGAAACCTGCAGCAAAACACACCAGGCACTTTTAAGATGCCAATTTATTTCTACTTTCACATTTCAAACTTTTATTCGCATAAGGCTCTCAAATAGTCAAGtcaggtattttttttgttattttgacaCAAGCTTGAGTGAGCAGAAGCTCGATGGTTGGACCAGTCCAGGTCATAGAGAACAGacagctggatggatggatggatggatggatggatggatggatggatggacggacggacggacggtgcAAAGCTTCGGCCAATGTGTGGGCCCATTAAAAGAGAAAGTGTCTCACCTCAGCCTACACTTGTTGACAAAGATTCCTCTCCTCTCAGGATCTGCTGTCCTCCAGGGACCACtgtctggaaagaaaaaaaaccatcagaGAGACATTGGGCACAACTCGATTGGAGAATTTTTTTCTCTTATTGATTCCATTGGACTGAGCAAGTTTATGATTGATTGTTTATTAATTAAAGTCACACCCACCGGTCTCAGAATTTCTTCTTCCCATTAAACCAACAAAGATGTCATGCATTTCCCCTGAAAAGAGTCAAAGTTACACATTAATCgtttaataaaaaacaaaagcaaagtgaACTTACTTTTTTGTGGTTGTTGCACAACGTTTGTATCTGAAACAAATATTGcaaagaaatgtatttattaatttgtgtgtgtgtttgtgcgcgtgaGTTTTCAACTCACCGTCAGCGTCTCTTCTGCCCATCAATCCCACAAAACTGTCATAATCCAAATCGCTGAACCTCCTCATCGGGTTCCGTTTGGGGATATTCAAACCCAGACTTTCCCGCTgtaaggaaaacaaaacaaaacaaatgaatccATGGAAAATGTCGGCAAAAAATCAGCAAAACTCACAAGTGAAGTTAACTTGCGCGACTCGGGATCCTCGCATCTGGATTGACTGCATCGAAGTTTGACAAGGAGGAGCAGAAACACGAGTAAAAAGCGTCTCCTCATTTTCACAGCTACACCTGCAAAATATAACGATGAGCggttttttttctgcctaaTGGCGATTTCAGTCTTCTTCAATCCAGCAACCGATTTGGTGCGCATTGCGTGCGTAAATACGCACAAACATACCCAACGCAAAATGGCGTGGTCTTTTGTCATTGTAATAATTTCATATCATGACAGATTATTTTCTTACCTGTTGTTTGTAGAAAGTGCCCGAGTGCCGAGTGCAGAGAGAGCTGCTCCGATAAATGTGGCGAGTCTGTACTTTGTGGCAATAAATAAACCCTGGATATCTGCGTAAGGCCAATCAGCAAGTGGAACGTAAGTAGGTGGACTGGAGCCTCTTATATCATGCTGGGCTGAAAAGGTTCGTCGCCTGCTCAGTGATGGGTTCTCCCCACCCCctgtcacacacgcacgcgtaaACCCAAAGCGCGTCATAAAGCCCACACACATTTGTGGAAGGATAATTAAGACACAAGAACATGACactcatggagaaaaaaaaaaacaaaaaacaaaagtccaTTTTCTTGTCTTGGATCTGACTGAGTTAGGCGATGCTGGCGCTGGTTGACATGGTCACTGTCAAGATGTTAATCTTTTTAGGAAGTCATTACAAAGATAGCAGCTGCCTCTGCTTGACACTGTGCGAGATGGTGATGAATGCGACGACAAGATGGGTCACGCAGCAGCTGCGCTCGGAGCGGACTTGCCCGCAACTCACAAAACCAAATAGGAACCCCAATCAATTGGGATGTTGTGTCAAACGTCaataaaaacacagaacaaaattaaaatagacgggatacaaaataaataaataaataaataaatagatagatagatagatagatagatagatagatagatagatagatagatagatagatagatagatagatagatagatagatagatagatagatagatagatagatagatagatagatagatagatagatagatagatagatagatagatagatagata
This region of Syngnathus typhle isolate RoL2023-S1 ecotype Sweden linkage group LG2, RoL_Styp_1.0, whole genome shotgun sequence genomic DNA includes:
- the b4galnt1a gene encoding beta-1,4 N-acetylgalactosaminyltransferase 1a isoform X3 — its product is MRVLSRKWLGVFAIGSFLLLLLVLFNAPNPSGSGVDLRPGRTNEAETVIREHIRDLFDDYHDISYRIKEEVACRLARNACVCVADEETFRLPFSNLLFPRVRAHQLDVKFLQSHPDPEGVKHQRAREYSRVQTRSSSPADVLIVNKANSPLQFPSQGVAVRPLNTIIIPGLGLFEEAASNHTIYLTATLGTFDVAATVERVSAAGGGTARLMLSSAFLSALNRQLQFVTYTNTIFHPKTADTVQFATESHNSFFTIKIGHPATPRLYKSGYHPKESNISELVTIVTKTFLRYDKLKDLIDSIRQFYPSVAIVVADDSEHPQQVTGAHVQQFIMPFGKGWFAGRNLAVSQVTTKYVLWVDDDFIFKADTNLEKMVDVLERTSLDLVGGAVREATGWTSTFRHTISVEAGGDDGDCIHIRRGYHHAVEGFPNCVVTDAVINFFMGRTDKVQQVGFNPRLARRGHLEFFIDGLGSLYVGSCSDVIVNHASKIKLPWSGTKSEKAYEKFRYSKSDDETYIHDENFYFSNRFKCMTRQ
- the b4galnt1a gene encoding beta-1,4 N-acetylgalactosaminyltransferase 1a isoform X1, whose protein sequence is MLMSFGGDDRAPPTTKACNFPMRTHSDHTRPDRSRDRTESSSCCPRTMRVLSRKWLGVFAIGSFLLLLLVLFNAPNPSGSGVDLRPGRTNEAETVIREHIRDLFDDYHDISYRIKEEVACRLARNACVCVADEETFRLPFSNLLFPRVRAHQLDVKFLQSHPDPEGVKHQRAREYSRVQTRSSSPADVLIVNKANSPLQFPSQGVAVRPLNTIIIPGLGLFEEAASNHTIYLTATLGTFDVAATVERVSAAGGGTARLMLSSAFLSALNRQLQFVTYTNTIFHPKTADTVQFATESHNSFFTIKIGHPATPRLYKSGYHPKESNISELVTIVTKTFLRYDKLKDLIDSIRQFYPSVAIVVADDSEHPQQVTGAHVQQFIMPFGKGWFAGRNLAVSQVTTKYVLWVDDDFIFKADTNLEKMVDVLERTSLDLVGGAVREATGWTSTFRHTISVEAGGDDGDCIHIRRGYHHAVEGFPNCVVTDAVINFFMGRTDKVQQVGFNPRLARRGHLEFFIDGLGSLYVGSCSDVIVNHASKIKLPWSGTKSEKAYEKFRYSKSDDETYIHDENFYFSNRFKCMTRQ
- the b4galnt1a gene encoding beta-1,4 N-acetylgalactosaminyltransferase 1a isoform X2, with the translated sequence MLMSFGGDDRAPPTTKACNFPMRTHSDHTRPDRSRDRTESSSCCPRTMRVLSRKWLGVFAIGSFLLLLLVLFNAPNPSGSGVDLRPGRTNEAETVIREHIRDLFDDYHDISYRIKEEVACRLARNACVCVADEETFRLPFSNLLFPRVRAHQLDVKFLQSHPDPEGVKHQRAREYSRVQTRSSSPADVLIVNKANSPLQFPSQGVAVRPLNTIIIPVERVSAAGGGTARLMLSSAFLSALNRQLQFVTYTNTIFHPKTADTVQFATESHNSFFTIKIGHPATPRLYKSGYHPKESNISELVTIVTKTFLRYDKLKDLIDSIRQFYPSVAIVVADDSEHPQQVTGAHVQQFIMPFGKGWFAGRNLAVSQVTTKYVLWVDDDFIFKADTNLEKMVDVLERTSLDLVGGAVREATGWTSTFRHTISVEAGGDDGDCIHIRRGYHHAVEGFPNCVVTDAVINFFMGRTDKVQQVGFNPRLARRGHLEFFIDGLGSLYVGSCSDVIVNHASKIKLPWSGTKSEKAYEKFRYSKSDDETYIHDENFYFSNRFKCMTRQ
- the tac3a gene encoding tachykinin-3a — translated: MRRRFLLVFLLLLVKLRCSQSRCEDPESRKLTSLRESLGLNIPKRNPMRRFSDLDYDSFVGLMGRRDADDTNVVQQPQKREMHDIFVGLMGRRNSETDSGPWRTADPERRGIFVNKCRLRFLQGL